One window from the genome of Musa acuminata AAA Group cultivar baxijiao chromosome BXJ1-4, Cavendish_Baxijiao_AAA, whole genome shotgun sequence encodes:
- the LOC135671861 gene encoding calcium-dependent protein kinase 10-like isoform X2, protein MGNACVGPSLLKNGFFQSVSATLWRSRLNKEALPAANNEGAGEGTSDAAAPAKPDVNAPQPVKIQNKQTEPPRLPEVEGKQASDIPSSNQPKKPTHVKRLSSVAGLQEEFILKHKTNSLKDVYSLGRKLGQGQFGTTYLCVEKETGKEYACKSILKRKLMTEEDVQDVRREIQIMHHLSGHPSVISIKGAYEDAVAVHVVMELCAGGELFDRIIQKGHYTERKAAELARVIVGVVEACHSMGVMHRDLKPENFLFVNQMEDSPLKTIDFGLSIFFRPGEIFTDVVGSPYYVAPEVLKKRYGREADVWSAGVIIYILLSGVPPFWAETEQGIFEEVLHGKLDFQSDPWPSISNSAKELVRKMLVRDPRRRLTAHDVLCHPWVQIDGVAPDKPLDSAVLSRLKQFSAMNKLKKMAIRVIAEHLSEDEIAGLKEMFKMIDTDNSGQITFEELKAGLERVGANLQESEIYALMQAMLITAAQSTMASLLLPLYS, encoded by the exons ATGGGGAACGCATGTGTTGGGCCGAGCCTCTTGAAGAATGGATTTTTCCAATCGGTGTCAGCTACTCTTTGGCGTAGTCGATTGAACAAGGAGGCTCTTCCAGCTGCCAATAATGAGGGTGCTGGTGAGGGGACCTCGGATGCGGCAGCACCAGCTAAACCGGATGTCAATGCTCCCCAACCAGTTAAGATCCAGAATAAACAGACTGAGCCACCCAGACTTCCAGAAGTGGAGGGCAAGCAGGCATCCGACATACCCTCGTCGAACCAACCCAAGAAGCCGACCCATGTCAAGAGACTCTCTAGTGTGGCAGGACTTCAGGAAGAGTTTATTTTGAAACACAAAACCAATAGTTTGAAGGATGTTTACAGCTTAGGACGGAAACTTGGGCAAGGACAATTCGGAACAACGTATCTTTGTGTGGAGAAGGAAACTGGCAAGGAGTATGCTTGCAAGTCCATTTTGAAGAGGAAATTGATGACAGAGGAGGATGTGCAGGATGTTAGGAGAGAGATCCAGATAATGCATCATTTGTCAGGTCACCCAAGTGTAATCTCCATCAAAGGGGCCTATGAAGATGCTGTGGCTGTCCATGTTGTCATGGAGTTGTGTGCTGGGGGTGAGTTATTTGATAGGATCATTCAGAAGGGGCATTACACAGAAAGAAAGGCAGCAGAGCTTGCAAGGGTGATTGTTGGAGTTGTGGAAGCTTGTCATTCGATGGGGGTCATGCATCGAGATCTCAAGcctgaaaattttcttttcgtCAATCAAATGGAGGATTCACCTCTTAAGACCATTGACTTTGGATTGTCAATCTTCTTCCGGCCAG GAGAGATATTTACTGATGTGGTTGGTAGCCCTTACTATGTTGCACCTGAAGTTCTGAAAAAACGGTATGGTCGAGAGGCAGATGTTTGGAGTGCTGGGGTGATCatttatattcttcttagtgGTGTTCCTCCATTTTGGGCTG AAACCGAGCAAGGTATATTTGAAGAGGTTTTACATGGTAAACTTGACTTTCAGTCAGATCCATGGCCCAGCATCTCAAACAgtgccaaagaacttgtaaggaaAATGCTTGTTAGGGACCCCAGGAGGCGGTTGACTGCTCATGACGTTTTGT GTCATCCATGGGTTCAGATTGATGGAGTGGCTCCTGACAAGCCTCTGGATTCTGCAGTTCTTTCTCgcttgaaacaattttctgccatgaacaaacttaaaaagatggCTATCAGA GTTATTGCTGAACACCTTTCTGAGGATGAAATTGCTGGCCTTAAGGAAATGTTTAAGATGATAGATACAGACAACAGTGGGCAGATAACATTTGAAGAACTCAAGGCTGGATTGGAAAGAGTTGGTGCTAATCTCCAGGAGTCGGAAATTTATGCACTTATGCAGGCG ATGTTGATAACAGCGGCACAATCGACTATGGCGAGTTTGTTGCTGCCACTTTACAGCTAA
- the LOC135671861 gene encoding calcium-dependent protein kinase 10-like isoform X1: MGNACVGPSLLKNGFFQSVSATLWRSRLNKEALPAANNEGAGEGTSDAAAPAKPDVNAPQPVKIQNKQTEPPRLPEVEGKQASDIPSSNQPKKPTHVKRLSSVAGLQEEFILKHKTNSLKDVYSLGRKLGQGQFGTTYLCVEKETGKEYACKSILKRKLMTEEDVQDVRREIQIMHHLSGHPSVISIKGAYEDAVAVHVVMELCAGGELFDRIIQKGHYTERKAAELARVIVGVVEACHSMGVMHRDLKPENFLFVNQMEDSPLKTIDFGLSIFFRPGEIFTDVVGSPYYVAPEVLKKRYGREADVWSAGVIIYILLSGVPPFWAETEQGIFEEVLHGKLDFQSDPWPSISNSAKELVRKMLVRDPRRRLTAHDVLCHPWVQIDGVAPDKPLDSAVLSRLKQFSAMNKLKKMAIRVIAEHLSEDEIAGLKEMFKMIDTDNSGQITFEELKAGLERVGANLQESEIYALMQAADVDNSGTIDYGEFVAATLQLNKIEREDHLFMAFSYFDKDGSGYITQDELQQACEEFGIHDVQLDEMIREADQDNDGRIDYNEFVAMMNKGDAGFGKRGLQANFSIGFREALKLD; the protein is encoded by the exons ATGGGGAACGCATGTGTTGGGCCGAGCCTCTTGAAGAATGGATTTTTCCAATCGGTGTCAGCTACTCTTTGGCGTAGTCGATTGAACAAGGAGGCTCTTCCAGCTGCCAATAATGAGGGTGCTGGTGAGGGGACCTCGGATGCGGCAGCACCAGCTAAACCGGATGTCAATGCTCCCCAACCAGTTAAGATCCAGAATAAACAGACTGAGCCACCCAGACTTCCAGAAGTGGAGGGCAAGCAGGCATCCGACATACCCTCGTCGAACCAACCCAAGAAGCCGACCCATGTCAAGAGACTCTCTAGTGTGGCAGGACTTCAGGAAGAGTTTATTTTGAAACACAAAACCAATAGTTTGAAGGATGTTTACAGCTTAGGACGGAAACTTGGGCAAGGACAATTCGGAACAACGTATCTTTGTGTGGAGAAGGAAACTGGCAAGGAGTATGCTTGCAAGTCCATTTTGAAGAGGAAATTGATGACAGAGGAGGATGTGCAGGATGTTAGGAGAGAGATCCAGATAATGCATCATTTGTCAGGTCACCCAAGTGTAATCTCCATCAAAGGGGCCTATGAAGATGCTGTGGCTGTCCATGTTGTCATGGAGTTGTGTGCTGGGGGTGAGTTATTTGATAGGATCATTCAGAAGGGGCATTACACAGAAAGAAAGGCAGCAGAGCTTGCAAGGGTGATTGTTGGAGTTGTGGAAGCTTGTCATTCGATGGGGGTCATGCATCGAGATCTCAAGcctgaaaattttcttttcgtCAATCAAATGGAGGATTCACCTCTTAAGACCATTGACTTTGGATTGTCAATCTTCTTCCGGCCAG GAGAGATATTTACTGATGTGGTTGGTAGCCCTTACTATGTTGCACCTGAAGTTCTGAAAAAACGGTATGGTCGAGAGGCAGATGTTTGGAGTGCTGGGGTGATCatttatattcttcttagtgGTGTTCCTCCATTTTGGGCTG AAACCGAGCAAGGTATATTTGAAGAGGTTTTACATGGTAAACTTGACTTTCAGTCAGATCCATGGCCCAGCATCTCAAACAgtgccaaagaacttgtaaggaaAATGCTTGTTAGGGACCCCAGGAGGCGGTTGACTGCTCATGACGTTTTGT GTCATCCATGGGTTCAGATTGATGGAGTGGCTCCTGACAAGCCTCTGGATTCTGCAGTTCTTTCTCgcttgaaacaattttctgccatgaacaaacttaaaaagatggCTATCAGA GTTATTGCTGAACACCTTTCTGAGGATGAAATTGCTGGCCTTAAGGAAATGTTTAAGATGATAGATACAGACAACAGTGGGCAGATAACATTTGAAGAACTCAAGGCTGGATTGGAAAGAGTTGGTGCTAATCTCCAGGAGTCGGAAATTTATGCACTTATGCAGGCG GCAGATGTTGATAACAGCGGCACAATCGACTATGGCGAGTTTGTTGCTGCCACTTTACAGCTAAATAAGATAGAGAGGGAGGATCATTTATTCATGGCCTTCTCATACTTCGACAAAGATGGGAGTGGTTACATAACTCAAGATGAACTGCAACAGGCTTGTGAAGAATTCGGCATACATGATGTGCAGCTGGATGAAATGATCCGAGAAGCGGATCAAGATAAT GACGGACGTATAGACTACAATGAATTTGTAGCTATGATGAACAAAGGAGACGCTGGATTCGGCAAGAGAGGATTGCAGGCTAACTTCAGTATCGGCTTTAGGGAGGCGTTAAAGCTCGATTGA
- the LOC103974646 gene encoding fasciclin-like arabinogalactan protein 17, giving the protein MARASLGGATVLLFLLVSVAVSSVMTESDASTATLATASSGGQINSNSVLVALLDSHYTELAELVEKALLLPSLEAAVGRHNLTIFAPRNDALERDLDPEFKRFLLEPGNLRSLQTLLLYHVVPARIPSEAWPQSRHPTLAGDHIHLSSSEEGSSGGGKTVGLAAVVQPDAVVRPDGVIHGIERLLVPRSVQEDFNRRRSLAAISAVLPTGAPEVDPRTHRLKKPAPPVPAGAPPVLPIYDAMAPGPSLAPAPAPGPGSGKHWFDGESQVKDFIQTLLLYGGYNEFADILVNLTSMATEMGRLVSEGYVLTVLAPNDDAMARLTTDQLSEPGAPETIMYYHLIPEYQTEESMYNAVRRFGKVRYDTLRVPHKVVAREADGSVKFGAGEGSAYLFDPDIYTDGRISVQGIDAVLFPPDEDAPPASPLSPAARKAELAQVKAKTKLKAKLRRGKLLEIGCSLLGVLGQSSHFATCQ; this is encoded by the exons ATGGCTCGTGCCTCCCTCGGCGGGGCTACCGTGCTCCTTTTCCTCCTTGTCTCGGTAGCGGTATCCTCGGTAATGACGGAATCTGACGCCTCCACGGCCACATTGGCCACCGCATCATCGGGCGGGCAGATCAACTCCAACTCGGTGCTTGTCGCCCTACTCGACTCGCACTACACGGAGCTGGCGGAGCTGGTGGAGAAGGCGCTTCTGCTCCCCTCCCTGGAGGCCGCCGTCGGCCGCCACAACCTCACCATCTTCGCCCCTCGCAATGACGCTCTCGAGCGAGACCTCGACCCCGAGTTCAAGCGCTTCCTCCTGGAGCCCGGCAACCTCCGCTCCCTGCAGACCCTTCTCCTCTACCACGTCGTCCCTGCCCGCATCCCCTCCGAGGCTTGGCCCCAGTCCCGCCACCCCACCCTCGCTGGTGATCATATCCACCTCTCCTCCTCGGAGGAAGGATCTTCCGGTGGGGGCAAGACGGTCGGCCTCGCGGCCGTGGTGCAGCCGGACGCGGTGGTCCGCCCGGACGGCGTGATCCACGGCATCGAGCGCCTTCTCGTGCCACGGTCCGTGCAGGAGGATTTCAACCGCCGGCGCAGTCTCGCCGCCATCTCCGCCGTGCTCCCCACCGGCGCCCCCGAGGTGGACCCCCGCACCCATCGCCTCAAGAAGCCGGCGCCGCCCGTCCCGGCCGGCGCTCCTCCCGTGCTCCCGATCTACGACGCCATGGCCCCAGGCCCGTCGCTGGCGCCCGCGCCCGCCCCCGGCCCGGGCTCCGGCAAGCACTGGTTCGACGGGGAGAGCCAGGTGAAGGACTTCATCCAGACCCTGCTCCTGTACGGCGGTTACAACGAGTTCGCCGACATCCTGGTGAACCTGACGTCGATGGCGACAGAGATGGGGCGGTTGGTGTCGGAAGGCTACGTGCTCACCGTCCTGGCCCCCAACGACGACGCCATGGCGCGGCTGACGACGGACCAGCTCAGCGAGCCCGGGGCGCCGGAGACCATCATGTACTACCACCTCATCCCCGAGTACCAGACGGAGGAGAGCATGTACAACGCGGTCCGCCGGTTCGGGAAGGTGCGCTACGACACCCTGCGGGTGCCGCACAAGGTGGTGGCGAGGGAGGCCGACGGTTCCGTCAAGTTTGGCGCCGGCGAGGGCTCCGCCTACCTGTTCGACCCCGACATCTACACCGACGGCCGCATCTCCGTGCAGGGCATCGACGCCGTCCTCTTCCCTCCCGACGAGGACGCCCCTCCCGCCTCCCCGCTCTCCCCCGCCGCCCGCAAGGCCGAGCTCGCCCAGGTCAAGGCCAAGACCAAGCTCAAAGCCAAGCTCCGAAgag GGAAATTGTTGGAAATTGGATGCAGTTTGCTTGGGGTGTTGGGTCAAAGCTCTCACTTTGCCACTTGCCAATAG